A genome region from Arachis duranensis cultivar V14167 chromosome 6, aradu.V14167.gnm2.J7QH, whole genome shotgun sequence includes the following:
- the LOC107492069 gene encoding probable transcription factor At3g04930 gives MMASEQHDTVFPEEDMDEDDEESQEDEEEEDIDDDDVLPDDEENEPSPSTSSAALAVTVAVPSSVIPNGEKAPISTPTANAATTVVVALEGSSSDPKRQQQIEEKKPLDDSRRLFQRLWTDEDEIELLQGFLEYTSQRGSSHHNDTALFYDQIKSKLQLDFNKNQLVEKIRRLKKKYRNVLNKIGSGKEFNFKSAHDQATFEISRKIWSNLGPVADNALDDDEINLNPIPNPNPNLNFTFALPAPRTETLFGNSSEKKTPPSRKRSRPRSSAATTVKIEERRESMDGSASHKEHNFNLNAAATGLPATPNNNCESNKCSGGYGIPGLVEETVRSCLSPLVKELVGGAAMGGGHFGGRGFGGGGFSLNPIPLGFGAMNNLGLGLGGGELVDERWRKQQILELEVYSKRLELVQEQIKAALEELRSTAGS, from the coding sequence ATGATGGCATCGGAGCAACACGACACCGTTTTCCCAGAAGAAGACATGGACGAAGACGACGAGGAGTCCCAAGAGgacgaagaagaggaagacatCGATGACGACGACGTTTTGCCTGACGACGAAGAAAACGAGCCCTCTCCCTCTACCTCGTCCGCTGCCCTCGCCGTCACCGTCGCCGTTCCCTCCTCCGTCATCCCCAACGGCGAAAAGGCTCCAATTTCAACCCCCACTGCCAACGCGGCCACCACCGTGGTCGTTGCCCTCGAAGGCAGCTCCTCCGATCCGAAACGGCAGCAGCAAATCGAGGAGAAGAAGCCGCTCGACGATTCACGGAGGCTGTTCCAGCGGCTGTGGACGGACGAGGATGAGATCGAGCTTCTGCAAGGGTTTCTCGAGTACACATCGCAGCGAGGTTCATCTCACCACAACGACACTGCTTTGTTCTACGACCAAATTAAGTCGAAGCTTCAGCTGGATTTCAACAAGAACCAGCTTGTGGAGAAGATCCggaggttgaagaagaagtacCGCAACGTTCTCAACAAGATTGGTTCCGGTAAGGAATTCAACTTTAAGAGCGCTCACGATCAAGCCACCTTCGAGATTTCACGCAAGATCTGGAGCAACTTGGGTCCAGTCGCTGATAATGCCTTGGACGACGACGAAATCAACCTCAATCCCATtcctaaccctaaccctaacctCAATTTTACCTTCGCCCTCCCCGCGCCAAGGACTGAGACTCTATTCGGGAATTCCTCCGAGAAGAAAACGCCGCCTTCGCGGAAGCGATCACGGCCGCGATCATCCGCTGCGACAACGGTGAAAATCGAAGAGAGACGCGAGTCAATGGATGGATCGGCGTCACATAAAGAGCATAACTTTAATCTCAACGCTGCCGCTACAGGTCTCCCTGCAACGCCAAACAATAACTGTGAGAGTAACAAGTGTAGCGGTGGATATGGCATACCGGGTTTGGTTGAAGAGACGGTGAGGAGTTGTTTGTCGCCGTTGGTGAAGGAATTGGTGGGTGGTGCTGCCATGGGAGGTGGTCACTTTGGCGGAAGAGGGTTTGGAGGTGGAGGCTTTTCACTGAACCCCATTCCATTGGGGTTCGGAGCGATGAATAATTTGGGTTTGGGTTTGGGTGGTGGGGAACTAGTGGATGAGAGATGGAGGAAGCAGCAAATATTGGAATTGGAAGTGTACTCCAAGAGGCTGGAACTGGTTCAGGAACAGATCAAAGCTGCTCTTGAGGAATTGCGTTCAACGGCAGGAAGCTGA